A single Micromonospora luteifusca DNA region contains:
- a CDS encoding TetR/AcrR family transcriptional regulator: protein MPRQGLTSARVSAAAAELADSVGLSRLTVAAVARHFGVSDAALYVHVRSRDALIEHVAVRAAATFADDLAIAVAGRAGHRALVGFADAWRAFAVAHPGQYAATQLQLPPEVGRNSAGHLRMIELSYAMLRGYGLDEPALTDAMRFVRSTFHGFASLENIDGFGHPRAVDASWHAILDAMHTTLTNWPTGKREQK, encoded by the coding sequence ATGCCACGGCAGGGTCTGACCAGCGCACGCGTCTCGGCCGCCGCAGCCGAGTTGGCTGACTCGGTCGGTCTGTCGCGGTTGACCGTCGCGGCCGTGGCGCGGCACTTCGGCGTCTCGGACGCCGCCCTGTACGTGCACGTCCGCAGTCGCGACGCGCTCATCGAGCACGTCGCGGTCCGGGCTGCGGCCACGTTCGCCGATGATCTGGCGATCGCCGTGGCTGGTCGCGCCGGCCACCGGGCTCTCGTCGGTTTCGCCGACGCCTGGCGCGCGTTCGCCGTCGCGCACCCCGGGCAGTACGCCGCGACGCAACTCCAGCTACCGCCCGAGGTCGGCAGGAATTCGGCGGGGCACCTACGCATGATCGAGCTGAGCTACGCGATGCTGCGCGGGTACGGGCTCGACGAGCCGGCCCTGACCGACGCGATGCGATTCGTCCGCAGCACCTTTCACGGCTTCGCGAGTCTCGAAAACATCGACGGTTTCGGGCATCCCCGCGCTGTCGACGCGTCGTGGCACGCGATCCTCGACGCGATGCACACCACTCTGACCAACTGGCCGACCGGAAAACGGGAGCAGAAGTGA
- a CDS encoding DUF4331 family protein: MSHHLDTPLAAQGGQLYIDDLFVFNGDRATVFVMDVNSSVTKADIKRGFRAEARYEIKIHFNGAETEGLTYRFAFGEPSGDGRQTLQVYELTGADASDDAAMGTPIAEGHTGEVSTGGNVRIWAGRIADPFFVDLDELATINGAVKNGSTVDRSAWRVDQAKNSFAGTTVESIVLEVSHDEPLLRDGTEIGVWCRTMLATDAGGWRQINRAGHPMMWPIFWPHDTDFSDPANFRHPSKDLTEGGEEIATAVAGVVAANGTAPDPQAYGWSVARQLYPDLLSYRVGTAANYGFAIRNGRTMADNVPEVMFSLVLNMGTTSGLTADVTKAARAASFPYVVPA, translated from the coding sequence ATGTCGCACCATCTCGACACCCCCCTCGCCGCCCAGGGCGGTCAGCTCTACATCGACGATCTGTTCGTCTTCAACGGCGATCGGGCCACGGTGTTCGTCATGGACGTCAACAGCTCGGTGACGAAGGCCGACATCAAGCGTGGTTTCCGCGCCGAGGCGCGCTACGAGATCAAGATTCACTTCAACGGGGCGGAGACGGAAGGGCTGACCTACCGATTCGCCTTCGGCGAGCCGAGCGGCGACGGCCGGCAGACCCTCCAGGTGTACGAGCTCACCGGAGCCGATGCCAGCGACGACGCCGCGATGGGCACTCCCATCGCCGAGGGGCACACCGGCGAGGTGTCGACCGGCGGCAACGTCCGGATCTGGGCCGGACGGATCGCCGACCCGTTCTTCGTCGATCTCGACGAACTCGCTACCATCAACGGCGCGGTCAAGAACGGTTCGACGGTGGACCGCTCAGCCTGGCGAGTCGACCAGGCCAAGAACAGCTTCGCCGGTACGACCGTCGAGTCGATCGTCCTCGAGGTCTCCCACGACGAGCCGCTGCTGCGCGACGGCACCGAGATCGGCGTCTGGTGCCGCACGATGCTGGCCACCGACGCCGGCGGGTGGCGCCAGATCAACCGGGCAGGCCACCCCATGATGTGGCCGATCTTCTGGCCCCACGACACCGACTTCTCCGACCCCGCCAATTTCCGGCACCCCAGCAAGGACCTCACCGAGGGCGGCGAGGAGATCGCCACCGCCGTCGCAGGCGTCGTCGCCGCCAACGGCACCGCCCCCGACCCCCAGGCGTACGGCTGGAGCGTCGCCCGGCAGCTCTACCCCGATCTGCTGTCCTACCGGGTCGGCACGGCCGCGAACTACGGCTTCGCGATCCGCAACGGCCGCACCATGGCCGACAACGTGCCCGAGGTGATGTTCTCCCTGGTCCTCAACATGGGCACCACATCCGGCCTCACCGCGGACGTCACGAAGGCCGCCCGTGCCGCGAGCTTCCCGTACGTGGTGCCAGCCTGA
- a CDS encoding glutathione-independent formaldehyde dehydrogenase — translation MRAVVYADVRTVAVREVPDASLEADSDALVRITSTALCGTDLHMYDGRTSAEPGLVLGHEPLGVVQEVGCAVQTVRPGTRVVIPTHLFCGTCVMCARGLSAACLRARVEGPGAAYGYAGMGPYRGAQADLLRVPWADANCVPVPGEPGDAYEDDFVLLADAFVTGWHAAATLAGVGPGDTVAVFGAGTIGLLGAYSALLRGARVVYCVDGVDARLDKAGEVGAVPIDFRRGDPVEQIRADRARAGLPLGEEKLGGVDKVIDAVGFQARDRERPDQECPGQVISDAARLVNPTGAIGVAGVYPDRDPHPGPGADSREDLVAPWGTLFSKGVAVRFGRTHDRRYTVLLRDLVVAGRARPSVVVTHHGTLADAPELYRGFDRRENGLIKAVLHPN, via the coding sequence ATGCGAGCGGTCGTATACGCGGACGTCCGGACCGTCGCGGTGCGGGAGGTGCCCGACGCGAGCCTGGAGGCGGACAGCGACGCACTCGTCCGGATCACCTCCACCGCGCTGTGCGGCACCGACCTGCACATGTACGACGGACGGACCAGCGCCGAACCCGGGCTCGTGCTCGGCCACGAACCGCTGGGTGTGGTGCAGGAGGTCGGCTGCGCTGTGCAGACCGTCCGTCCGGGCACCCGGGTGGTGATCCCCACGCACCTGTTCTGCGGGACCTGTGTGATGTGCGCGCGAGGGCTCTCGGCGGCCTGTCTCCGGGCCCGGGTCGAAGGGCCGGGCGCGGCGTACGGCTATGCCGGAATGGGCCCCTATCGGGGTGCTCAGGCGGACCTGCTGCGCGTGCCGTGGGCCGACGCCAACTGCGTACCCGTGCCCGGTGAGCCGGGGGACGCGTACGAGGACGACTTCGTGCTGCTCGCCGACGCGTTCGTCACGGGGTGGCATGCCGCCGCAACACTCGCCGGCGTCGGGCCCGGTGACACGGTGGCCGTGTTCGGCGCGGGCACCATCGGCCTGCTCGGCGCCTACTCGGCGCTGCTGCGAGGTGCCCGGGTCGTCTACTGCGTCGACGGCGTCGACGCCCGGCTCGACAAGGCGGGCGAGGTGGGGGCTGTGCCGATCGACTTCCGTCGTGGCGACCCGGTCGAGCAGATCCGCGCCGACCGGGCTCGGGCCGGGCTGCCGCTCGGCGAGGAGAAGTTGGGCGGGGTCGACAAGGTCATCGACGCGGTCGGGTTCCAGGCCCGGGACCGGGAGCGCCCCGACCAGGAGTGCCCGGGCCAGGTCATCTCCGACGCGGCCCGGCTGGTCAACCCCACCGGCGCGATCGGGGTCGCGGGCGTGTATCCGGACCGGGACCCGCACCCCGGCCCCGGCGCGGACAGCCGCGAGGACCTGGTCGCACCGTGGGGGACGCTGTTCAGCAAGGGTGTCGCGGTCCGGTTCGGCCGTACCCACGACCGCCGCTACACCGTGCTGCTGCGCGACCTGGTCGTCGCGGGTCGTGCCCGGCCCAGCGTGGTCGTGACGCACCACGGCACCCTCGCCGACGCACCGGAGCTGTACCGCGGCTTCGACCGTCGGGAGAACGGGTTGATCAAGGCGGTGTTGCACCCGAACTGA
- a CDS encoding alpha/beta fold hydrolase, whose amino-acid sequence MSNHDQHVESADGTHLVVRRLGAGDPVVLVHGSGGGLHSWATVAEHLANDHEVWMPARRGYGPSDVPAGQKSFKDETADLIAVIEAARQPSGRTVHLVGASYGATLALHTTLADSRDIRSLAVFEPPLFAAGAEIAPLLGRYRDAFERDDAEAMAAALNDVTRVPAEIVAAFAAAAGDRTPDPVEARRSAIGWLHDLEALAGDSTDITRWSSITVPTLLLAGADTWEPMPTTMNTLARTIRAARYVVWPGQSHFVTMTAPALVADALRQFFAEVSG is encoded by the coding sequence GTGAGCAACCACGATCAGCACGTCGAGTCCGCCGACGGGACCCACCTGGTGGTTCGGCGCCTGGGTGCCGGCGACCCCGTCGTCCTCGTGCACGGGTCGGGCGGTGGGCTGCATTCCTGGGCCACCGTCGCGGAGCACCTCGCCAACGACCATGAGGTGTGGATGCCGGCCCGGCGCGGATACGGTCCCAGCGACGTCCCGGCCGGCCAGAAGTCCTTCAAGGACGAGACCGCCGACCTCATCGCCGTCATCGAGGCGGCACGCCAACCCTCGGGCAGGACGGTCCATCTCGTCGGCGCGTCCTACGGAGCGACCCTCGCGTTGCACACCACCCTGGCCGATTCCCGCGACATCCGTTCGCTGGCCGTCTTCGAGCCCCCGCTCTTCGCGGCCGGAGCGGAGATCGCACCTCTGCTCGGCCGCTACCGGGACGCCTTCGAGCGCGACGACGCCGAGGCGATGGCAGCGGCGCTGAACGACGTGACACGGGTTCCGGCGGAGATTGTCGCCGCATTCGCCGCCGCGGCGGGCGACCGGACGCCCGACCCGGTCGAGGCGCGGCGTTCGGCGATCGGCTGGTTGCACGATCTCGAGGCGCTCGCCGGGGACAGCACGGACATCACCCGGTGGTCCTCGATCACCGTGCCGACCCTTCTGCTGGCCGGTGCCGACACGTGGGAGCCGATGCCGACGACGATGAACACCCTCGCGAGGACGATTCGGGCGGCGCGTTACGTCGTCTGGCCGGGCCAGTCGCACTTCGTGACCATGACGGCGCCTGCCCTGGTCGCCGATGCTCTGCGGCAGTTCTTCGCCGAGGTCTCGGGCTAG
- a CDS encoding DUF2188 domain-containing protein — protein MVKGDVDTYHEDGQWKNKAEGGERASSTHDVKADAQAQGREMAADRGVEHVVKKQDGAIGEKNTYPRSRDPRDIEG, from the coding sequence ATGGTCAAGGGCGACGTCGACACGTACCACGAGGACGGGCAGTGGAAGAACAAGGCGGAGGGCGGCGAGCGGGCCAGCAGCACGCATGACGTGAAGGCCGACGCGCAGGCCCAGGGCCGGGAGATGGCGGCCGACCGTGGCGTCGAGCATGTGGTCAAGAAGCAGGACGGCGCGATCGGGGAGAAGAACACCTACCCGCGTAGCCGCGACCCCCGCGACATCGAGGGCTGA
- a CDS encoding TetR/AcrR family transcriptional regulator has translation MPKKVDHQERRTLIADALMRVAADQGLEAVSLRHVAAEAGVSAGMVQHYFRTKDEMMAFALSVVRERSQIRVTEAIAGLGVDPPPRLLLRTMIAALLPLDEGTRDDGRVALAFLAYTAVRPAAAPSLREGTRQFAGFIAGILPDGHGAAAAAGLLALMEGLGVYLLGGQYTAEQALDALDAHLDLLFG, from the coding sequence ATGCCCAAGAAGGTCGATCACCAGGAGCGACGCACCCTCATCGCGGACGCGTTGATGCGGGTCGCCGCGGATCAGGGCCTGGAGGCCGTCAGCCTCCGCCATGTGGCTGCCGAGGCCGGTGTGTCCGCCGGAATGGTCCAGCACTACTTCCGCACCAAGGACGAGATGATGGCGTTCGCGTTGAGCGTGGTGCGGGAACGCAGCCAGATCAGGGTCACCGAGGCGATCGCAGGGCTGGGCGTGGATCCGCCGCCCCGGCTCCTGCTGCGCACGATGATCGCCGCACTGTTGCCCCTGGACGAGGGGACCCGTGACGACGGGCGCGTGGCGCTCGCGTTCCTCGCCTACACGGCGGTACGTCCGGCCGCCGCGCCCAGTCTCCGCGAGGGCACCCGGCAGTTCGCCGGGTTCATCGCCGGGATCCTGCCCGACGGCCACGGTGCCGCCGCCGCAGCCGGCCTGCTGGCGCTGATGGAAGGGCTCGGCGTCTACCTGCTGGGCGGGCAGTACACCGCCGAGCAGGCGCTGGACGCGCTGGACGCCCACCTCGACCTCCTCTTCGGCTGA
- a CDS encoding family 16 glycosylhydrolase translates to MFTARPSLRFRPLVLMAVALVATTAALVVPVQPDPAKAAIGPITWQDEFNSPAGTPVDQNKWRFDIGGSGWGNNERQYYTNSTSNAVHDGQGNLVITARRDNPANYQCHYGRCEYTSARLLTAATFTQTYGRFEANIKIPRGQGIWPAFWMLGTGGGWPDAGEIDVMENIGREPNTVYGTVHGPGYSGGGGITGSRTLGGPLADGFHTYRVDWEPNAITWYLDGVQYHRVDPARLGGNRWVFDHPFFMILNVAVGGNWPGYPDGSTQFPQQMLVNYVRVSSYTSGGGGDPAPGTSRIRGAQSGRCIDIPSANPVEGAKLQIWDCNTTAAQAWTFASDGTVRAMGKCMDPAWAGTANGTEVNLVSCNGNTAQRFTLNSSGDLVNLNANKCVDVREANPNNGGKLHLWDCVGAANQKWSRV, encoded by the coding sequence GTGTTCACAGCCCGCCCCAGCCTCCGCTTTCGCCCTCTCGTACTCATGGCGGTCGCCCTCGTCGCCACCACCGCGGCTCTCGTCGTCCCGGTGCAGCCCGACCCCGCCAAGGCCGCCATCGGCCCGATCACCTGGCAGGACGAGTTCAACTCGCCGGCCGGCACGCCCGTCGACCAGAACAAATGGCGGTTCGACATTGGCGGCAGCGGATGGGGCAACAACGAGCGGCAGTACTACACGAACAGCACCAGCAACGCCGTCCACGACGGCCAGGGCAACCTCGTCATCACCGCCCGCCGGGACAACCCCGCCAACTACCAGTGCCACTACGGGCGCTGCGAGTACACGTCGGCGCGGCTGCTGACGGCGGCCACCTTCACCCAGACGTACGGCCGATTCGAGGCCAACATCAAAATTCCGCGCGGTCAGGGCATCTGGCCGGCGTTCTGGATGCTCGGCACCGGCGGCGGATGGCCCGACGCGGGCGAGATCGACGTCATGGAGAACATCGGCCGGGAGCCCAACACCGTGTACGGGACCGTGCACGGGCCCGGCTACTCCGGGGGCGGCGGCATCACCGGCAGCCGCACTCTCGGCGGGCCGCTCGCGGACGGCTTCCATACCTACCGGGTGGACTGGGAGCCGAACGCGATCACCTGGTACCTCGACGGGGTGCAGTACCACCGGGTCGATCCCGCGCGACTCGGCGGCAACCGCTGGGTGTTCGACCACCCCTTCTTCATGATTCTCAACGTGGCGGTCGGCGGCAACTGGCCCGGCTACCCGGACGGCTCCACGCAGTTCCCGCAGCAGATGCTCGTCAACTACGTCCGGGTGTCCAGCTACACCTCCGGTGGTGGCGGCGACCCGGCCCCCGGCACCAGCCGGATCAGGGGTGCGCAGAGCGGTCGCTGCATCGACATCCCCAGCGCCAACCCGGTGGAGGGCGCCAAGCTGCAGATCTGGGACTGCAACACCACCGCCGCCCAGGCCTGGACCTTCGCCTCCGACGGAACGGTTCGCGCGATGGGCAAGTGCATGGATCCCGCCTGGGCCGGCACCGCGAACGGCACCGAGGTCAACCTGGTCAGCTGCAACGGCAATACGGCGCAGCGCTTCACCCTCAACAGTTCCGGTGATCTGGTCAATCTCAACGCCAACAAGTGCGTGGACGTACGGGAGGCCAACCCCAACAACGGCGGCAAGCTACACCTGTGGGACTGCGTGGGTGCCGCCAACCAGAAGTGGTCCCGCGTCTGA
- a CDS encoding M23 family metallopeptidase: MLGPVTTGRPTRARSHRRPRRRGIRVLLALVAVAAVLGIAVVAVPMLRPAGPRPLFQMPVSCGETWQLSTYPGHDDYDVDFFPTEGEAWGRPVLASYAGTVTVAGINGSLGSRTPENPEGARGRGGGYWVKIDHGGKWETQYLHMLEPPLVTVGQKVAQGDQIGRLGSTGNSGAPHLHYEQRRGWDKVETRFDGTPSGITTDEREQILRRVSNNCPAVS, encoded by the coding sequence ATGCTCGGCCCGGTGACGACCGGCCGCCCGACCAGAGCCCGTTCCCACCGCCGCCCTCGAAGGCGTGGCATCCGGGTCCTCCTCGCGCTCGTCGCGGTGGCAGCCGTCCTGGGCATCGCGGTGGTCGCGGTGCCGATGCTGCGACCGGCCGGGCCGCGCCCGCTCTTCCAGATGCCGGTCTCCTGTGGCGAGACGTGGCAGCTCAGCACCTACCCCGGTCACGACGACTATGACGTCGATTTCTTTCCGACCGAGGGCGAGGCGTGGGGGCGGCCGGTGCTCGCGTCGTACGCCGGCACGGTCACCGTGGCGGGCATCAACGGGTCGCTGGGTAGCCGCACCCCGGAGAACCCGGAGGGTGCCCGGGGGCGTGGCGGCGGTTACTGGGTGAAGATCGATCACGGCGGCAAGTGGGAGACGCAGTACCTGCACATGCTCGAACCGCCCCTGGTCACGGTCGGGCAGAAGGTCGCCCAGGGTGACCAGATCGGGCGGCTCGGCAGCACCGGCAACTCCGGCGCGCCGCATCTGCACTACGAGCAGCGCCGAGGTTGGGACAAGGTCGAGACCCGCTTCGACGGTACGCCGTCGGGCATCACCACCGACGAACGCGAACAGATCCTCCGGCGGGTGAGCAACAACTGCCCGGCTGTCTCCTGA
- a CDS encoding PEP/pyruvate-binding domain-containing protein — MHVIALSEATADMVDLVGGKAAGLGELIRRGERVPEGFCVTAEAHRLGVIPTAEVVDAYERLGAGPVAVRSSATAEDLPDASFAGQQDTVLNVTGTEALIAAIEKCWESLHTDRATAYRDARQIDHQTVRMAVVVQRMITPTVAGVLFTANPLTGRRDEMAVDAAPGLGTTVVDGAATVDHYVLDGVERDDTGCLTSAHLADLRETGERLQAHFGCPQDVEWAIDADGVRWLLQSRPITSLFPVPPDTGKPLPRVYLEFGHVQGMLQPVTPMGMSTLRTQIAAMLAALGVRVEIVDIGGRLYGDLTDLARDPSARKRLVKLLAVDFGPRAQTVMQHVLADPRFAPTRGGTRRGGAQGAASLRTAGRAVVGILRALARPEAARIRMFEAIEQMRVRSVAPADLRTAADRLRFVQAQDGDDSADAIMWPIVAGMLAAALPTSLLKGLATPDEIHTVLGGMPHNVTIDMDLALWRLAQGADDHRQLLLDNPPAELAARYLRGTLPDIGMAAFLDVYGHRGVAEVDLGVPRWAEDPTPVFAAVANYLRVTDPQQGPDQRFQRAAIAAEAALAEVVTRSRRRRPVRGTVAGFLLRRARSLAGLREAGKFAGLYPLRETRRQLLLIGADLHDAGLLDQPDDIMFLTLDEVHSAVHQGVDPRGTVTSRREVHWRELRRRTVPVALLSDGTDVETVLPPAPTGDGTLTGVGASAGRVTGPARVVHDPATAHVEPGDVLVTATTDPGWTPLFLTAAALVTETGAIMAHGPTVAREYGIPAVICVPDATRTISTGQLVTVDGGTGTITVH, encoded by the coding sequence ATGCACGTGATCGCGTTGTCCGAGGCGACCGCCGACATGGTCGACCTGGTCGGCGGCAAGGCCGCCGGGCTGGGCGAGTTGATCCGACGGGGCGAACGGGTCCCCGAGGGCTTCTGCGTCACCGCCGAGGCGCACCGACTCGGCGTCATCCCGACGGCCGAGGTCGTCGACGCGTACGAGCGGCTCGGCGCGGGCCCGGTGGCAGTGCGCTCCAGCGCCACCGCGGAGGACCTGCCGGACGCGAGCTTCGCCGGGCAGCAGGACACCGTTCTCAACGTCACGGGCACCGAAGCGCTGATCGCCGCGATCGAGAAGTGCTGGGAGTCGCTGCACACCGACCGCGCGACCGCCTACCGAGACGCTCGTCAGATCGATCACCAGACGGTGCGGATGGCGGTCGTCGTGCAGCGCATGATCACGCCCACGGTGGCGGGGGTGCTGTTCACCGCGAACCCGCTGACCGGCCGCCGCGACGAGATGGCGGTCGACGCCGCACCGGGTCTCGGAACGACCGTGGTGGACGGCGCGGCGACCGTGGACCACTACGTCCTCGACGGCGTCGAGCGGGACGACACGGGATGCCTGACGTCCGCGCACCTGGCCGACCTGCGCGAAACGGGTGAACGGTTGCAGGCGCACTTCGGCTGCCCACAGGACGTGGAGTGGGCGATCGACGCCGACGGCGTCCGGTGGCTTCTGCAGTCGCGGCCGATCACCAGCCTGTTCCCCGTCCCACCGGATACCGGAAAGCCCCTCCCCCGGGTCTACCTGGAGTTCGGTCACGTTCAGGGCATGCTGCAACCGGTCACCCCGATGGGCATGTCGACCCTGCGGACGCAGATCGCCGCGATGCTCGCCGCGCTCGGCGTCCGGGTCGAGATCGTCGACATCGGCGGTCGCCTCTACGGCGATCTGACCGACCTGGCCCGAGACCCGTCGGCCCGCAAGCGACTGGTGAAGCTCCTGGCGGTCGACTTCGGTCCGCGCGCCCAGACGGTGATGCAGCACGTGCTGGCGGATCCCCGGTTCGCCCCGACCCGCGGCGGCACGCGGCGCGGTGGGGCGCAGGGGGCCGCGTCGCTGCGGACCGCCGGCCGCGCGGTGGTGGGGATCCTGCGGGCTCTGGCCCGTCCCGAGGCCGCCCGGATCCGGATGTTCGAGGCGATCGAGCAGATGAGAGTACGGTCGGTCGCCCCCGCCGACCTGCGGACCGCGGCCGATCGACTGCGCTTCGTGCAGGCGCAGGACGGCGACGACAGCGCCGACGCGATCATGTGGCCGATCGTCGCGGGGATGCTCGCCGCCGCGCTGCCCACCTCGTTGCTCAAGGGGCTCGCCACCCCGGACGAGATCCACACCGTGCTGGGCGGGATGCCGCACAACGTGACCATCGACATGGACCTGGCGCTCTGGCGACTCGCCCAGGGCGCGGACGACCACCGCCAGCTCCTGCTCGACAACCCGCCGGCCGAGTTGGCCGCGCGCTATCTGCGCGGAACGCTGCCCGACATCGGCATGGCGGCCTTCCTGGACGTCTACGGTCATCGGGGCGTCGCCGAAGTCGATCTCGGCGTGCCGCGCTGGGCGGAAGATCCCACCCCGGTCTTCGCCGCGGTCGCCAACTACCTGCGGGTCACCGATCCGCAGCAGGGCCCCGACCAGCGCTTCCAGCGGGCCGCCATCGCCGCGGAGGCGGCGCTGGCGGAGGTGGTCACGCGATCCCGCCGTCGGCGGCCGGTGCGGGGCACGGTGGCCGGGTTCCTGCTGCGCCGGGCGCGGTCGCTGGCCGGCCTGCGCGAAGCCGGCAAGTTCGCCGGGTTGTACCCGCTGCGCGAGACGCGCCGGCAACTGCTGCTCATCGGCGCCGACCTGCATGACGCGGGTCTGCTGGACCAGCCCGACGACATCATGTTCCTGACCCTCGACGAGGTGCACTCCGCCGTACACCAGGGTGTTGATCCTCGCGGGACGGTCACCTCCCGCCGGGAGGTGCACTGGCGGGAGTTGCGACGCCGCACGGTGCCGGTGGCGCTGCTCTCCGACGGCACGGACGTCGAGACGGTCCTGCCCCCGGCGCCCACCGGCGACGGGACGCTCACCGGCGTGGGTGCGTCGGCGGGCCGGGTGACCGGCCCCGCGCGGGTCGTGCACGACCCGGCCACCGCCCACGTCGAGCCCGGTGACGTCCTGGTCACCGCGACCACCGACCCCGGTTGGACCCCACTGTTCCTCACCGCCGCGGCGCTGGTGACCGAGACCGGCGCGATCATGGCGCACGGCCCGACGGTCGCTCGCGAGTACGGAATTCCCGCCGTCATCTGCGTGCCGGACGCCACCCGGACGATCTCCACGGGGCAGCTCGTCACCGTCGACGGCGGCACCGGAACCATCACCGTCCACTGA
- a CDS encoding ABC transporter ATP-binding protein yields the protein MLSVQGVSVGYGDAPAVLREISVMVRPGRLLALTGSSGAGKTTLLNAMAGLLRPQQGTVTVDGQPLRDRDHAVEQRIVLIPQDNGLAPILTAAENLQVALVADGVTPPEALRQTAATLDQLGLSDQADQLVEELSGGQQQRTAVARGLALRGGVLLADEVTSELDAGNRQRVLDLLRDEARRGTAVVFATHDPEVAAACEAELHLVEGRAEIVRD from the coding sequence ATGTTGAGTGTCCAGGGGGTGTCGGTCGGCTACGGCGACGCGCCGGCCGTCCTCAGGGAGATCTCGGTCATGGTCCGCCCGGGTCGGTTGCTGGCGTTGACCGGGTCGTCGGGGGCCGGCAAGACCACCCTGCTCAACGCGATGGCGGGGCTGTTGCGGCCACAGCAGGGCACAGTGACCGTCGACGGGCAGCCGCTCCGCGATCGTGATCACGCGGTGGAGCAGCGGATCGTGCTCATCCCACAGGACAATGGCCTGGCCCCGATCCTCACCGCGGCCGAGAACCTGCAGGTGGCACTCGTGGCCGACGGTGTGACACCACCCGAAGCCCTCCGGCAGACCGCCGCGACACTGGATCAGCTGGGTCTCTCCGACCAGGCCGATCAGCTTGTCGAGGAGCTGTCCGGTGGCCAGCAGCAGCGTACGGCCGTCGCCCGTGGCCTGGCCCTGCGCGGCGGTGTGCTGCTGGCCGACGAGGTGACCAGCGAGTTGGACGCGGGCAATCGGCAGCGGGTGCTGGACCTGCTGCGCGACGAGGCGCGGCGGGGCACGGCCGTCGTGTTCGCCACCCACGACCCGGAGGTGGCCGCCGCCTGTGAAGCGGAGCTGCACCTCGTCGAGGGGCGGGCGGAGATCGTGCGCGACTGA